A window of Candidatus Gorgyraea atricola contains these coding sequences:
- a CDS encoding SGNH/GDSL hydrolase family protein, with product MKIFKKVLIVNICLSVAGLIISLVILEICLKVQYNNVHQKTKDIDTRFTYSENPGLIFSYIPNKYNLNSHGYNDCEHTYKKPEGVFRIIVIGDSIAEGLYVEREQSFAKILEKLLNDNLDSRKVEVIILARSGYSISQELTIFKEKAFLYNPDLIIWSYCLNDIGHPVYHDVNSNLGQYFFRPKLHIAHFIASKLFFIKEKIKSRNYEEQYTYAMLHRIYWKKIEYAIKMIGQTSKQKNIPTVFLIFPIFVENIETFSEYPIVSLHRKLYSVATEEGLIALDILDCFKAFSIEELRNHALSYFDILHPNEKGHKVVADYLYRRIVSIVNYEYSSN from the coding sequence ATGAAAATTTTTAAAAAGGTGCTTATTGTAAATATTTGTCTTTCTGTAGCTGGATTAATAATATCATTGGTTATTTTAGAGATATGCCTGAAGGTTCAATATAATAATGTTCATCAGAAAACTAAGGACATAGATACAAGATTCACTTATTCTGAAAATCCAGGCCTTATATTTAGCTATATACCGAATAAATATAACCTTAACTCGCATGGTTATAATGATTGCGAACATACTTATAAGAAACCAGAAGGAGTTTTTAGGATTATAGTTATCGGAGATTCTATTGCTGAAGGGCTATATGTTGAACGTGAACAATCTTTTGCAAAAATTTTAGAAAAATTGTTAAATGATAATTTGGATAGCAGAAAGGTTGAAGTTATTATTTTGGCACGTTCAGGTTATTCAATTTCTCAAGAATTAACTATATTTAAAGAAAAAGCTTTTCTCTATAATCCTGATTTAATTATTTGGAGTTATTGTTTGAATGATATTGGTCACCCAGTATATCATGACGTCAATAGTAATCTGGGGCAGTATTTTTTCAGGCCGAAATTACATATAGCACATTTCATAGCATCCAAGTTATTTTTTATTAAAGAAAAAATAAAATCCCGCAACTATGAAGAACAATATACTTACGCAATGTTACATCGTATTTATTGGAAGAAAATAGAATACGCTATAAAAATGATTGGACAGACATCAAAACAAAAAAATATTCCCACAGTCTTTCTTATATTTCCAATTTTTGTAGAAAATATAGAAACCTTTAGTGAATATCCAATAGTTTCTCTACATAGAAAATTATATAGCGTAGCAACTGAAGAAGGATTGATAGCTTTAGACATATTAGATTGTTTTAAAGCTTTTAGCATAGAAGAACTCAGGAATCATGCTCTCAGTTACTTTGACATTTTGCATCCTAATGAGAAAGGCCACAAAGTAGTCGCAGATTATCTTTATCGCAGAATAGTTAGTATAGTAAATTATGAATATTCTTCAAATTAG
- a CDS encoding glycosyltransferase: MKILLQNQYDDLIGGVETYFKLLINVLVEKGHEIIAIYTQSGKKNSIQKNNFKAFYLPNLDLTENTYFLKTRQKEITRDKALLKSIVIEQKPDIIHLNNTYYPSQYSFLNRYAPIVQTVHDFFNCCNTVVKMLPNRICDFPLGRDCFKNKCVSPKSVMELWRFKTRYFNREAMKRFERLLVTTPYMKGMLTCNGFQEDKVQVMPLFVEDWEINKKSNDDIIIFVGRLTKEKGATHFIHMLNALPVDFKAFIIGDGPQREECENLTNLKGLDAKVKFTGFLNRDEIKDYFSKASVVVIPSLWPEPFCLVGIEAMSYSKPAVAYNVGGISSWLRDNYNGYLAHTGDIQGLALRVEALLKNKKVAEDMGANGRLMFEEKFSKKTHFNNLLSTYESIVSARKDARERIFNIDLPIVSCCKKLRFDMQARSVIKRYPKRLFGESLPEYNKRLIKFEIENNISVVRSYPEEITIATTTRCNMNPPCVMCEKNLRTKEMEYDIDVDVLERIKPIFRHADRIYLHCGGEPLMTEKTFYIIDSVSPPTKIIFNTNGALFTEEKIRYMVDSEVVDIISFSLDAATEQTYRRIRSADFNKIINNIKTLIAYRNLKNKDKPLLRPLVLLNFCIFKQNVMDVPDYVMLAHKLGADGIDFSHLNQGFDWQQKRKDYIFDYKNESVLCMEDKEEHDRLISKAYELSKKCNMPINFNGNPFIAKINNEKIKVKNELSELIKYKKICNAPWNRAVIEIDGRVRMCYFHSSTYGTIGKLKASNSSPSTLHYLQFESFHELWNGKEAVSVRKEFLEKGLAKICITKNPCIFQDRI, from the coding sequence ATGAAGATACTGCTTCAAAATCAATACGATGATTTAATTGGCGGAGTCGAGACATACTTTAAGCTGTTAATCAATGTCTTAGTAGAGAAAGGACACGAGATCATAGCTATATATACACAAAGTGGCAAGAAGAATAGCATTCAAAAAAATAATTTCAAGGCATTTTATTTACCAAATTTAGATCTAACAGAAAATACTTATTTCTTGAAGACAAGGCAAAAGGAAATAACCAGAGACAAGGCTTTACTAAAGTCAATAGTGATAGAACAAAAACCAGATATCATCCATCTAAATAACACCTATTATCCTAGCCAGTATAGTTTTTTAAATAGATATGCCCCTATTGTACAGACCGTTCATGATTTTTTTAATTGCTGCAATACTGTTGTGAAGATGCTACCAAATAGGATATGCGATTTTCCTTTAGGCAGGGATTGTTTTAAAAATAAATGCGTTTCTCCAAAAAGTGTTATGGAGCTATGGAGATTCAAGACAAGGTATTTCAACCGTGAAGCCATGAAGAGATTTGAACGATTGCTGGTGACCACGCCTTATATGAAAGGCATGCTTACCTGTAATGGATTCCAAGAAGACAAAGTTCAGGTAATGCCGCTATTTGTTGAGGACTGGGAGATAAATAAAAAAAGCAATGATGATATAATAATTTTTGTTGGCAGATTGACAAAGGAGAAAGGCGCGACCCATTTTATACATATGTTAAATGCGCTACCCGTTGATTTTAAGGCTTTTATAATAGGCGATGGCCCCCAGAGAGAAGAATGCGAGAATCTGACTAATCTTAAGGGCCTTGACGCTAAGGTAAAGTTTACGGGCTTTTTAAATCGAGATGAGATCAAAGACTATTTTTCAAAGGCATCTGTCGTAGTTATTCCGTCTCTGTGGCCAGAACCGTTTTGTTTAGTCGGGATAGAAGCCATGTCCTACTCTAAGCCAGCAGTAGCTTATAATGTTGGAGGGATTTCCAGTTGGTTAAGAGATAATTATAACGGCTATTTAGCGCATACAGGGGATATTCAAGGTTTAGCCCTCAGGGTTGAGGCCCTTTTGAAAAATAAAAAAGTGGCGGAAGACATGGGGGCGAACGGCCGGTTAATGTTTGAAGAAAAGTTTTCTAAAAAAACACATTTTAACAACTTACTTTCTACTTATGAATCTATAGTATCAGCCAGGAAAGATGCCAGAGAGAGGATTTTTAATATAGATCTTCCAATAGTGTCCTGTTGCAAAAAGCTTAGATTCGATATGCAGGCTAGGAGTGTAATAAAGCGTTATCCGAAGAGATTGTTCGGCGAATCTCTCCCGGAATATAACAAAAGGCTGATCAAGTTTGAAATAGAAAACAATATTTCTGTTGTTAGATCATATCCGGAGGAGATAACTATTGCCACCACAACGCGTTGCAATATGAATCCACCTTGTGTTATGTGTGAAAAAAACTTAAGGACGAAAGAAATGGAATACGATATAGATGTAGATGTCCTTGAAAGGATAAAGCCTATTTTTAGACATGCAGATAGAATATACCTGCATTGTGGCGGAGAGCCGTTAATGACTGAAAAAACATTTTATATCATAGACAGCGTATCTCCGCCGACTAAGATAATATTCAACACTAATGGAGCCTTGTTTACTGAAGAAAAAATAAGATATATGGTTGATTCAGAAGTAGTTGATATTATAAGTTTTTCTCTTGATGCAGCAACAGAACAAACTTACAGAAGAATAAGGAGTGCTGATTTTAACAAGATAATCAATAATATAAAAACCCTGATCGCATATAGAAACTTAAAGAACAAAGACAAGCCACTGTTAAGGCCTTTGGTTCTTTTAAATTTTTGCATATTTAAACAAAATGTGATGGATGTCCCTGATTATGTAATGTTAGCTCATAAATTAGGAGCTGATGGTATAGACTTTTCTCATTTAAACCAGGGCTTTGATTGGCAGCAGAAAAGGAAAGATTATATTTTTGATTACAAAAATGAGTCAGTCTTATGTATGGAAGATAAAGAAGAACACGATAGGCTTATATCCAAGGCTTATGAATTAAGCAAAAAATGTAATATGCCAATTAATTTCAACGGTAATCCATTCATAGCAAAGATAAATAACGAAAAAATAAAAGTAAAAAATGAATTATCGGAACTTATAAAATATAAGAAGATATGCAATGCGCCCTGGAATAGAGCAGTTATTGAAATAGATGGAAGAGTGAGGATGTGTTACTTTCACTCCAGCACTTACGGCACAATAGGCAAACTTAAGGCTAGTAATTCCAGCCCTTCAACCCTTCATTACTTACAGTTCGAATCATTTCATGAACTCTGGAATGGAAAAGAAGCCGTGTCTGTAAGAAAAGAATTTCTTGAAAAAGGCCTCGCAAAGATATGTATCACAAAAAATCCCTGCATATTCCAGGATAGGATTTAA
- a CDS encoding glycosyltransferase family 4 protein: MNILQISHCFPPESMTGSEIYACSLAKELSKKHSVSVFYRINNPKEQEYKVTSGKYEGFDVYKINNTLKGYRSIERIYRNKSVEEKFVQVLNEVRPEIVHIHHLLFLSIGIIDEVKKRNIPIIFTLHDYWLACPRGQLLKYNLQLCKDPLTANCLFCLGRALSFKNLIKRMFNFRIRDCIPKKDYFGLKDILRKVDLFIAPSRFLRNKFIEFGVSPQKIVYCDNGMDLSLFADNEKTGSSRIRFGFIGTFIPSKGLHILIKAFNRIRAGKATLRIYGKSPMNNGIFNYYHKIKIMTRRNKNIRFMGAFDKSEVSKIFKEIDVLVFPSLWEENSPLVLHEAMLTGTPVIVSDIGGVSELVKNGKDGLFFDAGDVDSLYCKMKMFAEDRNILRKFDFNSTIIKGIKENSVELEKIYQDLSSSGEDVKCLLAV, translated from the coding sequence ATGAATATTCTTCAAATTAGCCATTGTTTTCCTCCTGAAAGCATGACGGGTTCTGAGATTTATGCATGCAGCCTGGCTAAGGAATTATCCAAGAAGCACAGCGTAAGTGTCTTTTACCGGATAAACAATCCCAAAGAGCAGGAATATAAAGTTACCAGCGGTAAATATGAGGGGTTTGATGTTTACAAAATTAATAACACACTAAAAGGATACCGCTCTATAGAAAGGATATATAGAAATAAAAGCGTAGAGGAGAAATTTGTGCAGGTCTTAAATGAAGTGAGGCCTGAGATTGTCCATATACATCATTTATTGTTTTTATCGATCGGCATTATAGATGAAGTTAAAAAACGTAACATTCCTATTATTTTTACGCTTCATGATTACTGGCTGGCTTGTCCCAGAGGGCAGCTTCTGAAGTATAATCTGCAATTATGCAAGGATCCCTTAACCGCGAATTGTTTGTTTTGCCTGGGAAGGGCGCTTAGTTTTAAGAATTTAATTAAGAGGATGTTTAATTTTCGAATAAGAGATTGTATTCCCAAAAAAGACTATTTTGGGTTAAAAGATATTCTTAGAAAGGTAGATCTGTTCATAGCGCCCTCGAGATTCTTAAGGAATAAATTTATTGAATTTGGGGTTTCTCCTCAAAAGATAGTTTATTGTGACAATGGAATGGATTTGAGTCTCTTTGCGGACAATGAAAAAACAGGATCAAGCAGAATCAGGTTTGGGTTTATAGGCACCTTCATACCTTCCAAGGGATTGCATATCCTGATAAAGGCATTTAATAGAATAAGAGCAGGCAAGGCGACTTTAAGGATATACGGAAAATCGCCTATGAATAACGGCATTTTTAATTATTATCATAAAATAAAAATTATGACAAGGCGCAATAAAAATATTAGATTTATGGGTGCATTTGACAAGAGCGAAGTGTCTAAAATATTCAAAGAAATAGACGTCCTGGTGTTTCCGTCGTTGTGGGAAGAGAATTCACCATTGGTGCTCCATGAGGCTATGTTGACGGGAACCCCTGTTATAGTTTCAGATATAGGCGGAGTCAGTGAATTAGTGAAAAATGGAAAAGACGGATTGTTCTTTGATGCAGGCGATGTGGATTCTTTATATTGCAAAATGAAAATGTTTGCGGAGGACAGAAATATTCTGAGAAAATTTGATTTTAATAGCACTATTATAAAAGGTATAAAAGAAAACAGCGTAGAGCTGGAAAAAATATATCAAGATCTAAGTTCTTCAGGGGAGGATGTTAAGTGTTTATTGGCTGTCTAA
- a CDS encoding radical SAM protein yields the protein MKVLLINPPGWQKHSINLGLAYLAGSLWSEGIEVQILDMNNHVYLDQRLHDIVSRYGPKIIGVSVKTATANASIDIFCKLKNYFPDIIYVAGGPHITLCGKEFMEKNKEIDFGFIGEGEVSFNNFIKNIKDKEKGNLEIPDIYYRRNGDLFFNNTQRYPDISKLRFPRFEHIKDMDFADFMYPLLTSRGCPYGCIFCCVGIIFGKKWRAREPEDVVSELLDAKERYKIASFEIMDDNFTFDIDRAKKICRLLIKKKLNLEWWCHNGLRADRLDRELLFLMRKSGCKSIALGIESGDEQVFNNINKGEKLYDILKAAKMIKKAGIKCVGYFIIGLPGDSVESTKKTVKVQRDLGLSDYKYNMLVPYPGTKIWDIIKEKGRLLADIRDAYHFGDNMKIPFETDQISRKTMEQCHYLTNNQGWVQGEDDLVKIQKRFQSRFNRDIKKIIFIATNPERGIKDIEIEYNNAKIIAVNQRPVSNDTSDKYLVQCNGDGSYFDSLLKLTQESGYQINIDISKRKLFMQKVSSTEKEYVRGEILPSPPQWDASAKKYFATRLKYHSPDYCSPMTGIIYKDDITLPFSHTPQWEKIPCGKIESGLAFISRTAYNPNSTYKADYLAQRVGSDLKELSVVDDKDTLLEKILNEADILFYPESLEDFALIFSRAKINTIYSTNGNDANRLNYRIADLFSRNRNYYVRKKARYVVRNLSQSASNIFTASPVVIKKSVKVVILWIKIMILMLMKNIKGLVSKIVRF from the coding sequence TATAGACATATTCTGCAAATTAAAGAATTACTTCCCTGATATAATCTATGTAGCAGGTGGCCCTCATATAACACTTTGCGGCAAAGAATTCATGGAGAAAAATAAAGAAATAGACTTCGGCTTTATTGGCGAAGGCGAAGTTTCTTTTAATAATTTTATAAAAAATATAAAGGATAAAGAAAAGGGTAATTTAGAAATCCCAGATATATATTACCGGAGGAACGGAGATTTATTTTTCAATAATACGCAAAGATATCCGGATATATCCAAGCTGCGTTTTCCGCGTTTTGAGCATATTAAAGATATGGATTTTGCGGATTTCATGTATCCTCTTTTAACAAGCAGAGGATGTCCATACGGCTGTATATTCTGTTGTGTTGGTATAATATTTGGTAAAAAATGGAGGGCGAGAGAGCCGGAGGACGTTGTCAGTGAACTATTAGATGCTAAAGAAAGATACAAAATAGCGTCATTTGAGATTATGGATGATAATTTTACTTTTGATATAGATAGGGCTAAGAAGATCTGTAGGCTTTTAATAAAGAAAAAGCTAAATCTTGAGTGGTGGTGCCATAATGGGTTGAGGGCTGATAGATTAGACAGAGAGCTTCTTTTTTTAATGAGAAAGTCAGGATGTAAGAGTATTGCTTTAGGCATCGAAAGCGGAGATGAGCAAGTGTTCAATAATATTAATAAAGGAGAAAAATTGTATGATATTTTAAAAGCAGCGAAGATGATTAAAAAAGCTGGTATAAAATGTGTCGGCTATTTTATAATTGGGTTGCCTGGCGATTCCGTAGAAAGCACTAAGAAGACTGTCAAGGTCCAGAGGGATTTAGGGCTTTCAGATTATAAATATAATATGCTTGTCCCTTATCCAGGCACTAAAATATGGGATATTATAAAAGAAAAAGGAAGACTTTTGGCAGATATAAGAGATGCTTATCATTTTGGTGATAATATGAAAATACCTTTTGAAACAGATCAAATTAGCAGAAAAACAATGGAACAGTGCCATTATTTAACTAATAATCAAGGTTGGGTGCAGGGAGAAGACGACCTGGTAAAGATACAGAAGAGGTTTCAGTCTAGATTTAACAGAGACATCAAAAAGATTATTTTTATAGCTACTAATCCCGAAAGAGGAATCAAGGATATAGAAATAGAATACAACAATGCAAAGATTATAGCAGTAAACCAACGCCCTGTATCTAACGACACGAGCGATAAGTATTTAGTCCAATGTAATGGCGATGGTAGTTATTTTGACTCTCTTCTTAAATTAACTCAGGAGTCGGGATATCAAATTAATATTGATATATCAAAAAGGAAGCTTTTTATGCAAAAAGTTAGCTCAACAGAAAAGGAATATGTTCGTGGAGAAATACTACCAAGTCCTCCACAATGGGATGCTTCCGCAAAAAAATATTTTGCCACTAGACTTAAATATCATTCACCAGATTATTGTTCTCCAATGACTGGTATTATTTATAAGGATGATATCACGTTGCCATTTAGTCATACACCTCAATGGGAGAAAATACCTTGCGGAAAAATAGAAAGTGGATTAGCTTTTATTTCCCGAACTGCCTATAATCCAAATTCTACATACAAAGCAGATTATTTAGCCCAAAGAGTCGGATCAGATTTAAAAGAGTTATCAGTGGTAGACGATAAAGACACCTTATTGGAAAAAATTCTTAACGAAGCGGATATTTTATTTTACCCGGAGTCATTAGAAGATTTTGCTCTTATTTTCTCAAGAGCTAAAATAAACACTATATATTCTACTAATGGAAATGACGCTAATCGTTTAAACTATAGAATAGCCGACCTTTTTTCTAGAAATAGAAATTATTATGTTAGGAAAAAAGCAAGATATGTAGTTAGAAATTTAAGCCAAAGCGCATCAAATATCTTTACAGCATCTCCGGTAGTTATAAAGAAAAGCGTTAAAGTGGTTATTTTGTGGATTAAGATAATGATTTTAATGCTCATGAAAAATATCAAAGGTTTGGTTTCCAAGATTGTGAGGTTTTAG